The Montipora capricornis isolate CH-2021 chromosome 6, ASM3666992v2, whole genome shotgun sequence genome has a window encoding:
- the LOC138054423 gene encoding uncharacterized protein: protein MQHEAAIAEFQTKVDLDKSEEDTNPVFHQLLNTCSTFSKIRRTLAYVRRFIQSARKKNVKTGSTTVQELQGSEKHLFKRSQAHLDPSVIDKKLTPKLDENGLLRAHGRLEDVRSLPQELRNPVILPRDHPLVILLLRDLHERRGHCGYKSLINEARRKYWIIGVRGMSKALTTKCITCKKFRKKPLEQLMGQIPSLRVAVGTPPFFNTAMDMFGPLHIKLNRKTLTEAQVIIFTCMTTRAVHLELVTDKTSDAFLMAFRRFASLRGHPCICWSDCGTNFVGAQGYLKEIMQSWNVPMIEGVLSEDFSCDFKWKWNTPHASHQNGVVETLIKSVRQGLNATCKNQAFTQEQWRIFLAETTNVINGRPLYPSSDSI from the coding sequence ATGCAACACGAGGCAGCTATAGCGGAATTTCAAACCAAAGTTGATCTGGATAAGTCTGAAGAAGATACTAACCCCGTTTTTCATCAACTGTTAAATACCTGTTCTACATTTTCAAAGATACGGAGAACACTCGCTTACGTTCGCCGATTTATTCAGAGTGCGAGAAAAAAGAATGTTAAGACAGGTTCAACCACTGTTCAAGAATTGCAAGGCTCGGAGAAACACCTATTCAAAAGGAGTCAGGCACACCTAGATCCCTCTGTCATTGACAAGAAATTAACTCCGAAGCTGGACGAAAACGGATTACTTCGAGCTCATGGACGACTCGAAGATGTCAGATCGCTGCCACAAGAATTAAGAAACCCAGTTATCCTTCCACGCGATCACCCTCTTGTCATCTTGCTATTACGTGACCTCCATGAAAGACGCGGACACTGTGGGTACAAAAGCCTAATTAACGAGGCAAGGAGAAAGTACTGGATCATTGGAGTTCGTGGTATGTCCAAAGCACTCACAACAAAGTGCATTACTTGTAAGAAGTTCCGAAAGAAGCCATTGGAACAACTCATGGGACAAATCCCATCCTTGCGAGTTGCAGTAGGCACCCCGCCATTCTTCAACACCGCCATGGACATGTTTGGACCATTGCACATCAAGCTTAATCGTAAAACGCTCACGGAGGCCCAAGTAATCATTTTCACCTGCATGACAACAAGAGCTGTCCACTTAGAACTTGTGACCGACAAAACATCTGACGCTTTCTTGATGGCATTCCGTCGTTTCGCGAGTTTGCGTGGTCACCCGTGCATTTGCTGGTCCGACTGCGGGACAAATTTTGTAGGCGCACAAGGGTACTTAAAGGAAATAATGCAGAGTTGGAACGTCCCCATGATTGAAGGTGTTCTATCTGAAGATTTCTCGTGCGATTTTAAATGGAAATGGAATACCCCTCATGCAAGTCATCAAAATGGCGTCGTGGAAACCCTCATCAAGTCAGTCAGACAAGGTCTGAACGCTACATGCAAGAATCAAGCCTTTACCCAAGAGCAATGGAGAATATTTCTCGCGGAGACAACCAACGTCATCAATGGACGTCCTTTATACCCAAGTTCTGACAGCATATAG
- the LOC138054424 gene encoding uncharacterized protein, which translates to MPWTEAGPPKQSKYGIALKRLFSTERSFQKKGCLDAVNEEVQKLLEQDYVIQVSPDQIDHSKPEWYSPLQAVLTPERTTKVRLVFDSSSKGHDGLSLNDYLEKGPYYINSLLDVLAAWGWNEVAFIGDISKMFNQILVHPDDQVFHRFLWRSKISNSPTVYQWLRLNFGDKPAPDIAMNAINTLAKISQAEFPEASKELQYHMYVDDIRSSKATTTEAKQIMSDIDAILKKGHFQIKAWHSNRAEIDQSNGERWADLLGLRWDKQTDKFSLKRNKLDQMDLLTKRRCLGLIGQLWDPIGLVMPVAIKFRIDLQDLWHSGYNWDETLPTAVKSKWMENLQAMNHLLTVEFDR; encoded by the coding sequence ATGCCCTGGACGGAAGCGGGCCCTCCCAAACAAAGTAAGTATGGCATCGCACTGAAAAGGCTGTTTTCCACGGAGAGGTCATTCCAGAAAAAGGGTTGTCTCGATGCTGTCAATGAGGAAGTCCAAAAGCTTCTAGAGCAGGACTACGTGATTCAAGTCTCTCCTGACCAGATTGATCATAGCAAGCCTGAATGGTACTCACCCTTACAAGCCGTGTTAACACCGGAAAGAACGACAAAAGTGCGACTTGTCTTTGACTCATCTTCGAAAGGTCACGACGGTTTGTCCCTTAATGATTACCTAGAGAAagggccatactacatcaacagTCTCCTGGATGTTTTGGCAGCATGGGGATGGAACGAAGTAGCCTTTATCGGCGATATAAGCAAAATGTTCAATCAAATCTTGGTTCATCCCGACGACCAGGTTTTTCACAGGTTCCTTTGGAGGAGTAAGATTAGCAACTCGCCAACAGTATACCAATGGCTCAGGTTGAACTTTGGAGATAAGCCAGCTCCCGACATAGCAATGAATGCCATCAACACACTAGCAAAGATATCTCAAGCCGAGTTCCCAGAAGCATCAAAAGAACTTCAATACCATATGTACGTGGATGATATTAGAAGTTCCAAAGCAACTACAACGGAAGCAAAACAGATTATGAGCGACATTGACGCCATTCTTAAGAAAGGTCATTTCCAGATAAAAGCTTGGCATTCAAACCGTGCGGAGATTGACCAGTCCAACGGTGAACGCTGGGCAGATCTTCTTGGTCTAAGATGGGATaaacaaacagacaagtttTCCCTGAAAAGGAACAAACTCGACCAGATGGACCTTTTGACAAAGAGACGTTGCCTGGGTCTTATTGGACAATTGTGGGACCCAATCGGTCTTGTGATGCCGGTAGCTATTAAATTTAGGATCGACTTGCAGGACTTATGGCATTCAGGCTACAATTGGGACGAAACCTTACCTACAGCAGTCAAGAGCAAGTGGATGGAGAATTTGCAAGCCATGAATCACCTCTTAACAGTCGAATTCGATCGctag